A region of Notolabrus celidotus isolate fNotCel1 chromosome 4, fNotCel1.pri, whole genome shotgun sequence DNA encodes the following proteins:
- the znf503 gene encoding zinc finger protein 503, translated as MITSPSASVLKNSDICAAWERSSSRNSSSASINKPFLHSAHPSDPLRQANRLPIKVLKMLTARSGHILHPEYLQPLPSTPISPIELDAKKSPLALLAQTCSQIGKPDPPPSSKLSSVTNGSNEKESKSGPLKLSDIGVDDKSSFKPYSKPSDKKDSSTGGSSEKSGFRVPSATCQPFTPRTGSPHSSTSASPMPSEGKCGDRDDKKESDCNKNGNTDGSGTTSHSRISVSCGGINVEVNQHQETTPGTKTSPSNSPSVTSVSSASVLGSGLVAPVSPYKPGQTVFPLPPAGMTYPGSLAGAYAGYPQHFLPHGGSLVNAQLANSLGCSKAGSSPLAGASPPSIMSASLCRDPYCLSYHCASHLAGAASASCTHESAAAAAAANALKSGYPLMYPTHPMHSVHSSAPSFSGHPLYPYGFMLPNDPLPHVCNWVSANGPCDKRFSSSEELLNHLRTHTAFTGAEKLISGYPGSSSLASAAAAAMACHMHMPPSGAPGSPGTLALRSPHHALGLSSRYHPYSKSPLPTPGGPVPVPAATGPYYSPYALYGQRLTTASALGYQ; from the exons ATGATCACATCGCCCTCGGCGTCTGTCCTGAAAAATAGTGATATTTGTGCAGCCTGGGAAAGAAGCAGTTCTCGGAATAGCAGCTCAGCGAGCATCAACAAGCCTTTTCTCCACTCCGCACATCCGTCTGATCCACTACGGCAAGCAAACCGACTCCCTATCAAGGTTTTGAAAATGCTTACCGCACGGTCGGGACACATTTTGCACCCGGAGTATCTGCAACCATTGCCTTCTACACCGATTAGTCCCATAGAG TTAGATGCCAAGAAAAGTCCGCTGGCTCTGCTGGCGCAGACCTGCTCCCAGATCGGCAAACCGGACCCACCACCCTCCTCCAAATTATCCTCCGTGACAAATGGATCTAATGAGAAGGAATCTAAATCCGGTCCTTTGAAACTGAGCGATATTGGTGTGGATGACAAATCTAGCTTCAAACCTTACTCAAAACCTTCAGATAAGAAGGACTCGTCTACGGGCGGCTCAAGCGAGAAGTCTGGTTTCCGAGTGCCGAGCGCCACCTGCCAGCCGTTCACGCCGCGGACAGGCAGCCCCCACTCCAGCACTTCAGCGTCCCCCATGCCATCAGAGGGAAAGTGTGGGGACAGGGATGACAAGAAAGAGTCTGACTGTAACAAAAATGGCAATACGGACGGCTCTGGCACCACGAGCCACAGCAGGATAAGCGTGAGTTGTGGTGGAATTAACGtggaggtgaaccagcaccAGGAGACGACGCCTGGCACTAAAACCAGCCCCTCGAACTCCCCATCTGTAACTTCTGTTTCCTCCGCATCCGTGCTTGGGTCAGGACTTGTGGCGCCGGTTTCTCCTTACAAACCTGGACAGACAGTTTTCCCTTTGCCTCCTGCTGGTATGACGTACCCAGGTAGCTTGGCTGGGGCCTATGCAGGTTACCCCCAACACTTCCTGCCCCACGGAGGGAGCTTGGTTAATGCACAGCTGGCTAACTCTCTGGGCTGCAGTAAGGCTGGATCCAGCCCTCTGGCAGGGGCTTCTCCACCGTCCATCATGTCAGCCAGCCTGTGCAGAGACCCTTACTGCCTCAGTTACCATTGTGCCAGTCACTTAGCAGGGGCAGCCAGCGCTTCCTGCACGCAcgagtcagcagcagcagcagctgccgCTAACGCCCTCAAATCCGGCTACCCACTAATGTACCCCACACACCCCATGCACAGCGTCCACTCCTCGGCGCCATCATTTAGCGGACACCCTCTGTACCCTTACGGTTTCATGCTCCCAAACGACCCTCTCCCTCATGTATGTAACTGGGTGTCAGCAAATGGACCGTGTGACAAGCGTTTCTCCTCCTCAGAAGAGCTCCTGAatcacctgaggacacacactgCTTTTACCGGGGCGGAGAAGTTGATATCTGGTTATCCTGGGTCTTCTTCACTGGCCAGCGCTGCTGCAGCAGCCATGGCCTGTCATATGCACATGCCACCGTCAGGAGCCCCCGGGAGCCCCGGAACTTTGGCTCTCAGGAGCCCGCATCACGCGTTAGGACTCAGCAGCCGCTACCATCCGTACTCAAAAAGCCCCCTGCCGACCCCCGGGGGCCCTGTCCCGGTCCCTGCCGCCACCGGCCCGTATTACTCCCCTTACGCACTGTACGGCCAGAGACTCACCACAGCGTCAGCGCTTGGATACCAGTGa